A window of Pseudomonadota bacterium genomic DNA:
TTGACTCTCCCGCTGACAAAGCTGAGAATCAGAGCCCCGCAGCATGCACTCCCCGCAGGTCACTCTTTTCAATCCCTTGAAGGGAATACATACTCAGGCTAAAAGATGACCTCAACGGTTGCCGGGTCAACAACCCGGGCATACACTTCCCGCCGGCTCATCAGATTTTTCACTCGCACCATGTCACCGTAGGCCCCCTGCTCCCTTGCCTCTCCCGGAGCAGTCACCCGCAAATTATTCGACTGGGCAAGGATTGTTACGAGATCGCCCCGTTCTACCAACACCGGCGGAGTCAGCAGATATTTATAAAGCACGGCACCGGCATTAAGGGATACATTCAGTTGCTTGCCCACCGCATCATTTATATTGTTGACCAGCTCTGAGCCCAACATGGAAATGTCCCGCCGGACCACTTTCATATCTTCAGCAGTAATAACCGAATCTTTCCGTAATGACCGGGTGGTAAAAACAACCTCGCCAATCAGCCTGAGCTCACAAACCATCATAACCGTGCCATATTCTCTGCCATCCGAGAGTATGGCAAAATTTGCCTGGTTCCTGCCAAGCCTGAATTCAGCAGCATTGCCGGTCAATCGAAATTCAATGGCTCCTGCTGCCACTTCGAGTTTCTCCGGCTTTGCAGAAAAATCGGCAAACTGCATATCTTCCTTGGGCCAGGGCAACGATTCACGAATGATCTTTTCAAAGGCCTGCTGAAAAACGGCTTTATCCAGAACAACAGTGTTCAAATCTTCAGCTTGAACTGCGCCGCCGGTGACAAGAAACACAAGAATGAAACTCATCATTACAGCAAGGAGGCTTGGTCGCTTCATAAGGTCATCTCCTACCTGATCAGCGTATTGCTGATTTCAAGCAATCTGTCTGCGGTCTGAATGGTTTTTGAATTCACTTCATAGGCGCGCTGGGTAGTGATCAGGTTGACCATTTCCTCCGTAACGTCCACGTTTGATGTT
This region includes:
- the flgA gene encoding flagellar basal body P-ring formation chaperone FlgA codes for the protein MKRPSLLAVMMSFILVFLVTGGAVQAEDLNTVVLDKAVFQQAFEKIIRESLPWPKEDMQFADFSAKPEKLEVAAGAIEFRLTGNAAEFRLGRNQANFAILSDGREYGTVMMVCELRLIGEVVFTTRSLRKDSVITAEDMKVVRRDISMLGSELVNNINDAVGKQLNVSLNAGAVLYKYLLTPPVLVERGDLVTILAQSNNLRVTAPGEAREQGAYGDMVRVKNLMSRREVYARVVDPATVEVIF